TCTCGTTCAGCGGGATGCGGTTGATGGCGTTGACCAGCGGGCGCAGCAGCGTGTTGCCGGCGATGACGAACACGGTGAGCGCGGCCGCCTGCGCGACCATGTCCGCGCCCGCGCAGGAGCCGACCGCGGCCGAGGCCCACAGCGTCGCCGCGGTGTTGAGCCCGCGCACGTCCATGCCCTGCTTCATGATGACACCGGCGCCGAGAAAGCCGATGCCGGAGACGACATAGGCGATCACCCGCACGGCACCGTCGGCGCCATCCAGATGCATGGCGAGATCGACGAAGGCGGCCGCTCCCACTGCGACCAGCACGTTGGTGCGCAGGCCCGCGGTGCGCTGGCGGTATTGCCGCTCCGCGCCGATCAGCGTGCCCAGCACGAAGGCCGTGAACAGGCTGACCAGCGTGTCGGCGAAATCAGCAAGCTGGAAGGTCGTCAGAAACCGCATGAATGTCAGCTGCCGGAGGGGGGCAAAGCGAAGCGTGCCCACGGCTCCCGTCAAAGGAAAAAGATCGTGGGCACGGCGCGAGGGCGCCTTTGCCCACCCTACGGCGGGAACTATGACAGATTAAAGCTCCAGCAGCCCGCCATCCCCACTTTCGTCCGCAAACGCCAGCAGCGTGCCCTTGGCATTCCAGGCGAGCGCAGACACGGGCGGCGTGCCGTTGCGACGGACCAGGATCTCGGCGCCGTCCTCCAGCCGCACCATCAGCACGGTGCCGTCGCTGTAGCCGGCGGCGAGGATGTCGTTCTTGGGATGACAGGCAACCACGGAGACGCGGGCCTGCAGCGGCGCGAGCATCGCGGGCTCCTTGCCCATCGGGCCGTCCTTGCTGGCGAACGGCCAGATGATGACGGTGTCGGCGCCGGAGGTCGCCAGCCCCTTGCCGCCCGCGCTCCACGACATCGAGCGGACGCGGCCGGGATAGCCGGTCATGCGCATGTGCCTGTTGTCGGCGAGCCGCCAGCCATGTAGCGCCGCCTCGTGCATCGAGGTGACCAGGAATTTGTTGTCGGGGCTGAAGGTGACGCCGAGATGCGAGCCGGCCCAGGGCAGGAATTCGGCCGATCCTTCCATGTTCGGAAACCACAGCGTCGCGCCGTTGTAATGCGCGATCGCGAGCCGCAGGCCTTTTGGCGCAAACGCAAGACCGCCGACGGTCGAGGGCACCTCGAGCGACTTCTCCTCGGCCTTGCCGCTCTTGACGGTCGCGGTCTTGCCGGCCGACCAGGCGAATGCGCCATCCGGATGCAGCGCTACCGCATCGATCCAGCGCCGCTTCGGATCGGTCGCAAGCAGCGTCACCTCGCCCTTGGCATCGAGCGCAACGACCTTGCCGTCGTCGCCGCCCATGACGAGGCGCTTGCCATCGAAGGCTGTCGAGAGAATGCCGCCGCCGTGCACGGCGACCGTGGAGACCTCACCCTTGGCGTCGACGAATGCGACGTTCTCCTCGCCGCCGACGAAGGCGGCGCGGGGGCCAAGGAAATGCACCGAGGTCACGGCCATGCCAAGCGCGAGCGGCTTGACGCGGTCGGTGACGGAGACGATCGAGGCGGAATCGGGGGCCGGCGAAAACTCTTTCATCACGAGACGATGCAGCTCTCAAAGCCCTCGCGAATGGCCTTTTCCGGCAATTCGCGGCCGATGAAGACGAGGCGGCTCTCGCGCGGCTCACCGTCCTTCCACTTCCGCTGGTGGTTACCCTCCAGCATCATGTGGACGCCCTGGAAGACATAGCGGTCGTCGTCGTCGTGGAAGGCGAGGATTCCCTTGGAGCGCAGGATCTTGCCGCCCTCGACCTGCACCAGGTTCTGCAGCCAGGGCATGAACACATTGGGATCGAGCGGCTTGTCGGTCTTCAGCGACAGCGACTGCATGTCCTCGTCGTGATAGTGCTTCAGGCCGTGGCCGTGATCATGGTGGTGATGGTCGTGGCCGTGATGGTGGTGATGATCATGGTCGTGGTCATGATCGTCGGCCTCGAGAAAATCCGGCTCGATGTCGAGGATGCGGTCGAGGTCGAACGCGCCGCGATCGAGCACGTCGGCCAGCGCCACCGAGCAGCGCTCGGTACGGTGGAGTTTCGCATAGGGGTTGATGCCGCGGATGCGGGCCTCGACCTCGGCAAGCTCGCCCTTGTTGACGAGATCGGTCTTGTTCAACACGATGACGTCGGCGAACGCGATCTGGTTCTTGGCCTCAGGCGCGTCCTTCAGACGGTCCGACAACCATTTGGCGTCGGCGACCGTGACGACGGCGTCGAGCCGGGCGTTCTTCTGCACGTCCTCGTCGACGAAGAAGGTCTGGGCGACGGGTGCCGGATCGGCAAGGCCGGTGGTCTCGACGATGATGGCGTCGAACTTGCCCTTGCGCTTCATCAACCCGTCCATGATGCGGACGAGGTCGCCGCGCACCGTGCAGCAGATGCAGCCGTTGTTCATCTCGAATACTTCCTCATCGGCGCCGATGATGAGGTCGTTGTCGATGCCGATCTCGCCGAATTCGTTGACGATGACGGCGTATTTCTTGCCGTGGTTCTCCGACAGGATGCGGTTGAGCAGCGTGGTCTTGCCGGCACCGAGATAGCCGGTCAGCACGGTCACGGGAATTTTCTGGGAGGTCGCTTCAGACATAACAACTCCGGCTTCGGGCTTTTCGCGCGACGCGAGGCGGGGTGGCCCCCTGCCCTAATGGTCAAGCGCGCTGGTCAGGGCCTTTATATTGTGCCTGACCATGTCAATGTAAGTGGGTGCAGGCCCCTTTTCGCCGGTCAAACCGTCCGAAATCAGGGTCCCGCCGACCTGTGCGCCGGTCTCGGCCGCGATCCGCCGGATCAGGCGGTCATCGCTAATATTTTCCAGAAATACCGCCGGGATTTTTTGGGCCTTGATCTGGCCGATGATGGCCGCGATGTCCCGCGCGCTGGGCTCGGTTTCCGTGGAAACGCCCAGGGGGGCGATGAACTGGACGCCGTATTCGGCGGCGAAATAGCCGAAGGCGTCGTGGGTCGAGATCACCTTGCGCCGCTCGGCCGGGATTTTGGCGACGGCCTCGCGGACCTCGCGGTCGAGGGCTTCGAGCTTTTCCAGATAAGCCCTAGCCTGACCGCGGAAGAACTCGGCATCGTCAGGATCGGCCACGGCCAGCGCGTTGGCGATGTCGGTCACGTAGACCTTGGCATTCGGCACGGACTGCCAGGCATGCGGATCGGCGGCCGAGCCAAGCTTCAGAGGTGCAATGCCGGCGCTTGCGGTGACCACCTCCGCCTTGCTGCCTGCTGACTGCACCAGACGCGGCAGCCAGCCCTCGAGGCCAAGCCCGTTGACGATGACGAGCTTTGCAGCCGCGATCCGCTTCGCATCGCCCGGCGCCGGAGTATAGACGTGAACGTCGCTGTCGGGGCCGACCAGCGTGGTCAGATCGATCCGGTCGCCGCCGACATTGCGGACGAAGTCGGCGAGGATCGAGAAACTTGCGACCACGTTTAGCCGCTCGGCGGCGTGCAGCGGTGAGGCCATCAGCAGCAAGGCAAGGAGCAGAAGGAAGCGCATCGTCACGCCTCCAGATGCCGGCCGGGAAACATCTGCCTGACGATGCCGCCGACGCGACCGAACAGCACAGAGACGATGTAGAACACCGTCGCCACCAGGATGATCGCGGGCCCCGACGGCACGCGGGTCTGAAACGACAGCACGAGGCCGGCGTAGCCCGAGATGGCCGCGGCGATCACAGCGATGCACATCATGGCCGTGAGATCGCGCGACCAGAACCGCGCGATGCCGGCAGGGAGGATCATCAGCCCCACCGCCAGCAGCGTGCCGAGCGCCTGAAAGCCGTTGACGAGATTGATCACGACGAGGGCGAGGAAGGCGAGATGCGCAGGGCCGCCGGCACGGCTGACGGTGCGCAAGAAGAGAGGATCGACGCTCTCGATCACCAGTGGACGATAGATCACGGCAAGCACCAGCAGCGTCACCGTGGCGTTGAAGGCGACCACCAGCAGCGTCTGATCGTCCATCGCGAGGATGTTGCCGAACAGGACATGCAAGAGGTCGATATTGGTGCCCTTGATCGAGACGATGGTGACGCCGAGCGCCAGCGAAGCCAGATAGAAGGTCGCAAGCGAAGCGTCCTCCTTCAGCCCGGTCGAGCGCGCGACCACGCCGGCGAGGATCGCCACCGCAAAGCCGGCGATCAGGCCGCCGGCGGTCATCGCAAACAGATTGAGGCCGGAGAGCAGGAAGCCGACGGCCGCGCCGGGCAGGATCGCATGCGCCATGGCATCGCCGACCAGGCTCATCCGCCGCAGCATCAGGAACACGCCGATCGGCGCGCCTGCCAGCGCCAGCGCGATCACGGCGGCGAGCGCCCGCCGCATGAACTCGAATTCGGTGAACGGGCCGATCAGCGCGTCATAGACCATCTGTGATCACGCCGCCTGCGAGCGCCCATCTTCGCCACAGGCCGCGGCGCTGTCGTCGAAGGCCTCGCACATCCGCATCGCGACCATCAGGTTTTCCGGTGTCAGCACCTCCGCTGTCGGGCCCCAGGCCACGGGGCCGCGCGCCAGCACCAGCGTCTCGGTAAAGTGGGTGCGCACCATCTCCATGTCGTGCAGCGCGGCCAGCACGGTCCGGCCTTCGCCGTGCCAGTGCTTCACCAGCGCGAGCAGATCGGCCGTGGTCTTGCTGTCGATGGCGTTGAAGGGCTCGTCGAGCACGATCAGGCGCGCATCCTGGAGCAGCACGCGCGCGAACAGCACGCGCTGCATCTGTCCGCCCGAGAGCGTTCCGATCGGGCGGTTCTCGAAGCCGCTGAGGCCGACGGCGCCGATCGCGCGGAGAATCTTCCCGCGCGCGGCCTTGCCGATGCCGCCGAACAGGCCGGCATCGCGCCACAGCCCAGTGCCGACGAAATCGAACACCGAGATCGGGAAAGTGCGGTCGATCTCCGCACTCTGCGGCAGATAGGCGATGTCGCGGGCGTCTAACCCGCCGAGATGGATGCTGCCGTCGAGCGGCCTCAGGATGCCGACGATGCCGCGCAGCAGCGTGGATTTCCCGGCGCCGTTGGGGCCGATCACGGCGACCAGCGCCCCTCGCGCGACCTCGCCATTGAGATGGTGCACGGCCGGATGGCGGTCATAGCCGAGCGTGACGTTGTGGAAGTGCAGCGCCGCCATGGTCACCTCATCGCCAGAAAGACGATGCCCCAGAGCACGGCGCAGACAGCGACAGCCGCCGCAAGGCGGCCGGCCATGGTCATGCGCAGGATCGACCAGGGTGCGTCCTGCGCCGGATGCGGCGAGGCCGCATCGTGGACATGGGCGTGGGTGTGGTCGTGCCCATGCGAATGGTCATGAGAATGACCTTGGGAATGCCCATGAGCATGGTCGTGATGGTGGGCGTGGGACGCGGCGGGAACCATGCCAGGGACGTTATATTATAACATTACGCCTGTCCACGACTGAGGATGTCATTCCGGGGCGGCTCGAAGAGCCGAACCCGGAATCTCGAGATTCCAGGTTCGATGCTGCGCATCGCCCCGGAATGACCTCCCGAGCGTTTAGGGCTTGCCAATCACCATCGCGATGGCGGCAGCCACGAAGGGAAACGGCACGGACACCGCGCAGCGGAACCAGACAAAACGGGCCGGCATGAACGGGATTTCCCACAAAATCACCCGCTGGAAGGCGAACAGGGCCCAGGCGACGACATAGGCCACCACCTGCGGCACCCCGCCACCGGACTTCAGCGCCACGGTCCCGATCGAGAAGCCGATCACGGGACCGCCGGGTGTGGCCGCGCCGGCGACCACGGCGGTCGCAACCCCGAGCCAGCCGCTGTCCGGGCCGAGCCAGCCGGTGATCACCTCCTGCGGGATGATCGCGGCGATGTAGCCGGAGCCGATCACCCCTAACGCGATCCGCGGCACGATGTTGATGAAGTCCATCGTGCCTTCGCGCAGCGAGGCCTTGAACACCGGAGGGCCGCGGCGGAAGGCGATCAGGCCGACGCCGAACACCGAGCCCCAGAGCAGGATGTCGATCAGGAGCGCTGCGCTCAATTCGCCTCCTCGTCGCTTTCACGCTTCGGATAGACCCGGACATAGACGAAGCGGCCGAGCGCACCGGCGAGTACCGGCAGGGGCAGCGAGATCACGATCCGCCACAGCGTGAAGTCGGTGCCCATGATCGGGATCTCCCAGGCGACCGCGCGGCCATAGCCGATCAGGGTCCAGCTCACGACCATGGCGATGGTGGCGCCGAAATCGGCACCGACCGCAAGTAGCGCGCTCGCCACCGGATAGGCGGTGAAGGGACCGCCGGGGAGAATCGCTCCGAAGGCGGTGCCGATCAGGAGGCCCATCAGGCCGGATTTCGGCCCGAGCGAGCGCGAGACTTTCTCGTGCGGCAGGATCTCCGAGATGAAGGCCCCTAACAGGCAGCCGGCCAGCACGCGCGGCAGGATGCCTGAGAACAGCGAGAGATCGTGGGTGAGGATGTCGAGGACGCCGTCGGTGCCGTCGCGCCGCCAGACCAGGCCTGCGCTCACCGCCACCAGCGCTGCGATGATGATGGTCGACCAGCCGATCGGCTTGCGCACACGGCCCGGCCGCGGCTCGGACTCCGCGTCCTCGGCAGGCGCCGGATTGTTCGGGGAAGGCTCTGACAACGGCTCGGTCGGATCGAAGGTGATGCCCGTCCTGATTAAGGGCGGCGTTCCCCCGATGCAAACGGTGTGATGACAGACCCGTGCGCGCGCTGCGCAGGACTGGTTCAATCAGTCAATTCCGCACAGCAAAAAGGCGGCCGCTGATGCGACCGCCTGATTTGTCATTCCGGAGCGCACGAAGTGCGAACCCGGAATCTCGAGATCCTCAGGTGCGCAACCGCGCACCGTAGTTCGATGCTGGCGCATCGCCCCGGGATGACGGAGTAAAGCTTACGCCTTGTCGAACAGCGACTCGACGTATTCCCAGTTCACGAGGTTCTCGACAAACGCCTTGAGATAATCGGGGCGGCGGTTGCGATAGTCGATGTAGTAGGAGTGCTCCCAGACGTCGCAGCCGAGGATCGGCGTGGCGCCGTGCACCAGCGGATTCTCGCCGTTCGGGGTCTTGGAGATCTCGAGCTTGCCGTTCTTGACCTGGAGCCAGCACCAGCCGGAGCCGAACTGACCGACGCCGGCCGCCTGGAAGTCGGTCTTGAACTTCTCGAAGCCGCCGAGGTCCTCGTTGATCTTCTTCTCGAGCTTGCCCGGCAGCTTCGTGCCGCCGCCATTGGGCTTCATCC
The genomic region above belongs to Bradyrhizobium arachidis and contains:
- a CDS encoding MgtC/SapB family protein yields the protein MRFLTTFQLADFADTLVSLFTAFVLGTLIGAERQYRQRTAGLRTNVLVAVGAAAFVDLAMHLDGADGAVRVIAYVVSGIGFLGAGVIMKQGMDVRGLNTAATLWASAAVGSCAGADMVAQAAALTVFVIAGNTLLRPLVNAINRIPLNEKALEATYYFKLAVATDALPDMRDRLVDKLEAAKYPVADVEVAEIGEDNLEIVAKLVATAVDPNELNAVATDLQHLPGVRHATWEVSTTE
- a CDS encoding WD40 repeat domain-containing protein yields the protein MKEFSPAPDSASIVSVTDRVKPLALGMAVTSVHFLGPRAAFVGGEENVAFVDAKGEVSTVAVHGGGILSTAFDGKRLVMGGDDGKVVALDAKGEVTLLATDPKRRWIDAVALHPDGAFAWSAGKTATVKSGKAEEKSLEVPSTVGGLAFAPKGLRLAIAHYNGATLWFPNMEGSAEFLPWAGSHLGVTFSPDNKFLVTSMHEAALHGWRLADNRHMRMTGYPGRVRSMSWSAGGKGLATSGADTVIIWPFASKDGPMGKEPAMLAPLQARVSVVACHPKNDILAAGYSDGTVLMVRLEDGAEILVRRNGTPPVSALAWNAKGTLLAFADESGDGGLLEL
- a CDS encoding CobW family GTP-binding protein gives rise to the protein MSEATSQKIPVTVLTGYLGAGKTTLLNRILSENHGKKYAVIVNEFGEIGIDNDLIIGADEEVFEMNNGCICCTVRGDLVRIMDGLMKRKGKFDAIIVETTGLADPAPVAQTFFVDEDVQKNARLDAVVTVADAKWLSDRLKDAPEAKNQIAFADVIVLNKTDLVNKGELAEVEARIRGINPYAKLHRTERCSVALADVLDRGAFDLDRILDIEPDFLEADDHDHDHDHHHHHGHDHHHHDHGHGLKHYHDEDMQSLSLKTDKPLDPNVFMPWLQNLVQVEGGKILRSKGILAFHDDDDRYVFQGVHMMLEGNHQRKWKDGEPRESRLVFIGRELPEKAIREGFESCIVS
- a CDS encoding metal ABC transporter substrate-binding protein, with protein sequence MRFLLLLALLLMASPLHAAERLNVVASFSILADFVRNVGGDRIDLTTLVGPDSDVHVYTPAPGDAKRIAAAKLVIVNGLGLEGWLPRLVQSAGSKAEVVTASAGIAPLKLGSAADPHAWQSVPNAKVYVTDIANALAVADPDDAEFFRGQARAYLEKLEALDREVREAVAKIPAERRKVISTHDAFGYFAAEYGVQFIAPLGVSTETEPSARDIAAIIGQIKAQKIPAVFLENISDDRLIRRIAAETGAQVGGTLISDGLTGEKGPAPTYIDMVRHNIKALTSALDH
- a CDS encoding metal ABC transporter permease translates to MVYDALIGPFTEFEFMRRALAAVIALALAGAPIGVFLMLRRMSLVGDAMAHAILPGAAVGFLLSGLNLFAMTAGGLIAGFAVAILAGVVARSTGLKEDASLATFYLASLALGVTIVSIKGTNIDLLHVLFGNILAMDDQTLLVVAFNATVTLLVLAVIYRPLVIESVDPLFLRTVSRAGGPAHLAFLALVVINLVNGFQALGTLLAVGLMILPAGIARFWSRDLTAMMCIAVIAAAISGYAGLVLSFQTRVPSGPAIILVATVFYIVSVLFGRVGGIVRQMFPGRHLEA
- a CDS encoding metal ABC transporter ATP-binding protein, whose protein sequence is MAALHFHNVTLGYDRHPAVHHLNGEVARGALVAVIGPNGAGKSTLLRGIVGILRPLDGSIHLGGLDARDIAYLPQSAEIDRTFPISVFDFVGTGLWRDAGLFGGIGKAARGKILRAIGAVGLSGFENRPIGTLSGGQMQRVLFARVLLQDARLIVLDEPFNAIDSKTTADLLALVKHWHGEGRTVLAALHDMEMVRTHFTETLVLARGPVAWGPTAEVLTPENLMVAMRMCEAFDDSAAACGEDGRSQAA
- a CDS encoding permease — translated: MSEPSPNNPAPAEDAESEPRPGRVRKPIGWSTIIIAALVAVSAGLVWRRDGTDGVLDILTHDLSLFSGILPRVLAGCLLGAFISEILPHEKVSRSLGPKSGLMGLLIGTAFGAILPGGPFTAYPVASALLAVGADFGATIAMVVSWTLIGYGRAVAWEIPIMGTDFTLWRIVISLPLPVLAGALGRFVYVRVYPKRESDEEAN
- a CDS encoding superoxide dismutase gives rise to the protein MTFTLPPLPYAYDALGQYMSKETLEYHHDKHHQAYVTNGNNALKGTEWEGKSLEEIVKGSFGKNPAVFNNAGQHYNHIHFWSWMKPNGGGTKLPGKLEKKINEDLGGFEKFKTDFQAAGVGQFGSGWCWLQVKNGKLEISKTPNGENPLVHGATPILGCDVWEHSYYIDYRNRRPDYLKAFVENLVNWEYVESLFDKA